One window from the genome of Sandaracinaceae bacterium encodes:
- a CDS encoding fatty acid desaturase produces MLRFRADVRPLLFNAVYFGLLTWAFVSVPLGNLWVSLPLFAALCLTSFMGAVQTHNAVHCPIWKQRWLNKIYQVVLTCTYGHPVSSLVPGHTLSHHKHTQSRKDVMRTTKAQFRWHLLNGLFFLFIVAPYTMKADAAYTKMMRTRHPRWFRQMVLELSVLWAAQIALFVVDWQKALVFWFIPHIYAQWGLVGMNMLQHDGTDPDHPYNHSRNFVGKAVNWWAYNNGFHGLHHMQPGLHWSVLPEKHAELVAPYIHPNLDQKSLLVYLFKTFGLNQRLDYLGNPIPLPESGPDEEWIPDPRTTAQDLGAEGIEPALAGT; encoded by the coding sequence ATGCTTCGCTTCCGAGCCGACGTTCGGCCGCTCCTGTTCAACGCGGTCTACTTTGGGTTGCTCACGTGGGCGTTCGTCTCCGTGCCCCTCGGCAACCTGTGGGTGTCGCTGCCGCTCTTCGCGGCGCTCTGCCTGACGTCCTTCATGGGCGCCGTGCAGACCCACAACGCGGTGCACTGCCCCATCTGGAAGCAGCGCTGGCTGAACAAGATCTACCAGGTGGTGCTCACCTGCACCTACGGTCACCCCGTCAGCAGCCTGGTGCCGGGCCACACGCTGAGCCACCACAAGCACACGCAGTCGCGCAAAGACGTCATGCGCACCACCAAGGCGCAGTTCCGCTGGCACCTGCTCAACGGCCTGTTCTTCCTGTTCATCGTGGCGCCCTACACCATGAAGGCCGACGCCGCGTACACGAAGATGATGCGCACGCGGCACCCGCGCTGGTTCCGCCAGATGGTGTTGGAGCTGAGCGTGCTGTGGGCCGCGCAGATCGCGCTCTTCGTGGTGGACTGGCAGAAGGCGCTGGTCTTCTGGTTCATCCCGCACATCTACGCGCAGTGGGGCCTGGTGGGCATGAACATGCTGCAGCACGACGGCACCGACCCGGACCACCCCTACAACCACTCGCGCAACTTCGTGGGCAAGGCCGTGAACTGGTGGGCCTACAACAACGGCTTCCACGGCCTGCACCACATGCAGCCGGGGCTGCACTGGTCGGTGCTCCCCGAGAAGCACGCCGAGCTGGTGGCGCCGTACATCCACCCCAACCTCGACCAGAAGTCGCTGCTGGTCTACCTCTTCAAGACGTTCGGGCTCAACCAGCGCCTCGACTACCTGGGCAACCCCATCCCGCTGCCGGAGTCCGGCCCGGACGAAGAGTGGATCCCGGATCCGCGCACCACGGCGCAGGACCTCGGCGCCGAGGGCATCGAGCCCGCGCTCGCGGGCACCTGA
- a CDS encoding universal stress protein: protein MKGATVFLAHVIDPLPHIGPGLDAVMGTDALREGMEEYAKQHLKELRESHFAGLSVETHILYSPNAGMAMTDFAERVNADLIVVGTHGRSGIQRIMLGSVAEKVTRLAPCSVLVVRA, encoded by the coding sequence GTGAAGGGCGCCACGGTCTTCCTGGCGCACGTCATCGACCCGCTCCCGCACATCGGGCCCGGCCTCGACGCGGTCATGGGCACGGACGCGCTGCGCGAGGGCATGGAGGAGTACGCCAAGCAGCACCTCAAGGAGCTGCGCGAGTCGCACTTCGCGGGCCTGTCGGTGGAGACCCACATCCTCTACAGCCCCAACGCGGGCATGGCCATGACCGACTTCGCCGAGCGCGTGAACGCCGACCTGATCGTGGTGGGCACGCATGGCCGCAGCGGCATCCAGCGCATCATGCTGGGCAGCGTGGCCGAGAAGGTGACGCGCCTGGCGCCGTGCTCGGTGTTGGTGGTGCGCGCCTGA
- the phoU gene encoding phosphate signaling complex protein PhoU, with the protein MALLSHTSHEFEAELRQLKGRLLAMGGRCEQMIIWAVSALEEQNVQLAEDVMRADRQMNEDEMAVDEMTMRMLALRQPVGRDLRFAITAVKVVTDLERIGDEAVNLAERASELAARGSLPEPTKRLSEMAMLSKTMLRHALDSFVEEDSAKARLVLAEDDEVDAIYGEILRGSIAFMRADPTAIDDGMRVSNCAKYLERIGDHATNIAEMVIFLVDGVDVRHGGGGGVVPPAPAAGGGGGPPPAPAAGCRHACVIVGAGAGFMGRPRGPRWGWGRCRIAGRPGPRPAPGGVCLVAVKSRTPRPGRARCPAPSLQNGLTTWRRAALAPTWPGMMTFNVIPTEAGFRQATAGPLVFGPGERPDSQRRVQQLRESVRARGFDARVRADMPAVQLGKLLLNLNNGLCALTGLPLAAMLANRTTRTVFAAAIREGLEVARAAGRPVGQLGVLSPRLVALALGLPDAAFFRVSRAMLAVDPAAKTSTLQDLERGRLTEIDELNGAITALARAHGRQAPINALITRGVHELEAQLGTGALPYWSPETLRERVAAALR; encoded by the coding sequence ATGGCATTGCTCTCCCACACCAGTCACGAGTTCGAGGCCGAGCTGCGGCAGCTCAAGGGTCGCCTGTTGGCCATGGGCGGCCGCTGTGAGCAGATGATCATCTGGGCCGTCAGCGCGCTCGAAGAGCAGAACGTGCAGCTGGCCGAGGACGTCATGCGCGCCGACCGGCAGATGAACGAAGACGAGATGGCCGTGGACGAGATGACCATGCGCATGCTCGCGCTGCGTCAGCCCGTGGGGCGCGACCTGCGCTTTGCGATCACGGCCGTGAAGGTGGTGACCGACCTCGAGCGCATCGGCGACGAGGCCGTGAACCTGGCCGAGCGCGCGAGCGAGCTGGCGGCGCGCGGGTCGCTGCCGGAGCCCACCAAGCGGCTCTCCGAGATGGCCATGCTGTCGAAGACCATGCTGCGCCACGCGCTCGACTCCTTCGTGGAGGAGGACTCGGCCAAGGCGCGCTTGGTGCTGGCCGAAGACGACGAGGTGGACGCCATCTACGGGGAGATCCTGCGCGGCAGCATCGCCTTCATGCGCGCCGACCCGACCGCCATCGACGACGGCATGCGCGTGAGCAACTGCGCCAAGTACCTGGAGCGCATCGGCGACCACGCCACCAACATCGCGGAGATGGTCATCTTCCTGGTGGACGGCGTGGACGTGCGCCACGGCGGCGGGGGCGGGGTTGTGCCTCCGGCGCCGGCGGCGGGGGGGGGCGGGGGCCCCCCCCCCGCGCCGGCGGCAGGCTGCCGGCATGCATGCGTGATCGTCGGCGCCGGGGCGGGCTTCATGGGGCGGCCGCGCGGGCCGAGGTGGGGCTGGGGGCGCTGCCGGATCGCAGGCCGCCCCGGTCCGCGGCCGGCTCCCGGTGGAGTGTGCCTCGTGGCGGTGAAGTCGCGCACACCGCGCCCCGGCCGTGCGCGCTGCCCCGCACCGTCGCTCCAGAACGGCCTGACAACGTGGCGCCGCGCCGCGCTGGCCCCGACGTGGCCCGGCATGATGACGTTCAACGTGATCCCCACCGAGGCGGGCTTCCGCCAGGCCACCGCTGGCCCCTTGGTGTTCGGGCCGGGGGAGCGCCCCGACAGCCAGCGCCGCGTCCAGCAGCTGCGCGAGAGCGTGCGTGCGCGGGGCTTCGACGCCCGCGTGCGCGCGGACATGCCGGCCGTGCAGCTGGGGAAGCTGCTGCTCAACCTCAACAACGGGCTGTGCGCGCTGACGGGGCTGCCGCTCGCGGCCATGCTCGCCAATCGCACCACGCGCACCGTCTTTGCGGCGGCCATTCGCGAGGGGCTCGAGGTGGCGCGCGCGGCAGGCCGCCCGGTGGGCCAGCTGGGGGTGCTCTCTCCGCGCCTCGTGGCGCTCGCGCTGGGCCTGCCGGACGCTGCCTTCTTCCGCGTCTCGCGCGCCATGCTGGCCGTGGACCCGGCCGCCAAGACCAGCACGCTCCAGGACCTCGAGCGCGGCCGGCTCACGGAGATCGACGAGCTCAACGGCGCCATCACGGCGCTCGCACGCGCGCACGGCAGGCAGGCGCCCATCAACGCGCTGATCACGCGTGGCGTCCACGAGCTCGAGGCACAGCTGGGCACGGGCGCCCTCCCCTACTGGAGCCCGGAGACCCTGCGCGAGCGGGTGGCGGCCGCGCTCCGCTGA
- a CDS encoding phosphate ABC transporter ATP-binding protein: MPRTVKMQTRGVNIFYGETQAIKNVDLDIYDKTVTAFIGPSGCGKSTFLRALNRMNDTIESCRVKGDIQLDGYNVYGKQVDPVEVRRRVGMVFQKSNPFPKSIFENVAFGLRIAGMKDKDQIAQRVEESLKGAALWDELKDRLPESALGLSGGQQQRLCIARTLAVRPDVILMDEPTSALDPIATARIEELLRELKQKYTIVIVTHSMQQAARVSDFTAFFYMGELIEYGDTETMFTRPSQKKTEEYITGRFG, encoded by the coding sequence CTGCCGCGCACCGTGAAGATGCAGACGCGTGGCGTCAACATCTTCTATGGTGAGACCCAGGCCATCAAGAACGTCGACCTCGACATCTACGACAAGACGGTCACTGCGTTCATCGGGCCCTCGGGCTGCGGCAAGAGCACGTTCCTGCGGGCGCTCAACCGCATGAACGACACCATCGAGTCGTGCCGCGTGAAGGGCGACATCCAGCTCGACGGGTACAACGTGTACGGCAAGCAGGTGGACCCGGTCGAGGTGCGCCGCCGCGTGGGCATGGTGTTCCAGAAGTCGAACCCGTTCCCCAAGTCCATCTTCGAGAACGTGGCCTTCGGCCTGCGCATCGCGGGGATGAAGGACAAGGACCAGATCGCCCAGCGCGTGGAAGAGTCGCTCAAGGGCGCGGCGCTCTGGGACGAGCTCAAGGACCGCCTGCCCGAGTCGGCGCTGGGGCTCAGCGGCGGTCAGCAGCAGCGGCTCTGCATCGCGCGCACCCTGGCGGTGCGCCCGGACGTCATCCTCATGGACGAGCCCACCAGCGCGCTCGACCCCATCGCCACGGCGCGCATCGAAGAGCTGCTGCGCGAGCTCAAGCAGAAGTACACCATCGTGATCGTCACTCACTCCATGCAGCAGGCCGCGCGCGTCAGCGACTTCACGGCGTTTTTCTACATGGGCGAGCTCATCGAATACGGCGACACCGAAACAATGTTCACTCGGCCGTCACAAAAGAAGACGGAAGAGTACATCACCGGTAGATTCGGCTGA
- the pstA gene encoding phosphate ABC transporter permease PstA: MNYTRKDWLLAGLSAAALLVILTLLVVLLGQIVFHGAPVISGEFLTGSPTADMTGGGIWPAIYGTVFMTLLMTLAGVPVGIATAVYLSEYASSRSRMAQAVRIAVNNLAGVPSIVFGLFGLGFFVLFIGSSMDSLLYDNTTTPVWGKPSILWASLTLAVLTLPVVIVTTEEALRQVPRELREASLALGATKFQTVYKVVLPNAVGGILTGVILAVSRGAGEVAPIIFVGAANFLPYLPTDLRDMFMHLGYHVYALATQSPNVDAAKPTLFGTVLVLLTLTFTLNFLAIVIRSRTRATRA, translated from the coding sequence ATGAACTACACGCGCAAAGACTGGCTCCTGGCAGGCCTCAGCGCAGCGGCGCTGCTGGTGATCCTCACGTTGCTGGTGGTGCTGCTCGGGCAGATCGTCTTCCACGGCGCGCCCGTGATCTCGGGCGAGTTCCTGACCGGCAGCCCCACGGCCGACATGACCGGCGGCGGCATCTGGCCGGCCATCTACGGCACCGTGTTCATGACCCTGCTCATGACGTTGGCCGGTGTGCCGGTGGGCATCGCCACGGCGGTCTACCTGAGCGAGTACGCCTCGTCGCGCAGCCGCATGGCGCAGGCGGTGCGCATCGCCGTGAACAACCTGGCGGGCGTGCCCTCCATCGTGTTCGGCCTCTTCGGGCTCGGCTTCTTCGTGCTGTTCATCGGCTCGTCCATGGACTCGCTCCTGTACGACAACACCACCACGCCGGTGTGGGGCAAGCCCTCCATCCTGTGGGCCTCGCTCACCCTGGCGGTGCTCACGCTGCCGGTGGTCATCGTCACCACCGAAGAGGCGCTGCGGCAGGTCCCGCGCGAGCTGCGTGAGGCGTCGCTCGCGCTCGGCGCCACCAAGTTCCAGACGGTCTACAAGGTGGTCCTGCCCAACGCCGTGGGCGGCATCCTCACCGGCGTCATCCTGGCCGTGAGCCGCGGCGCGGGCGAGGTGGCCCCCATCATCTTCGTGGGCGCCGCCAACTTCCTGCCCTACCTGCCCACCGACCTGCGGGACATGTTCATGCACTTGGGCTACCACGTGTACGCGCTGGCCACCCAGTCTCCCAACGTCGACGCCGCCAAGCCCACCCTCTTCGGGACCGTGCTCGTCTTGCTGACGCTGACGTTCACCCTCAACTTCCTGGCTATCGTGATCCGTAGCCGAACCCGAGCGACACGCGCGTGA
- the pstC gene encoding phosphate ABC transporter permease subunit PstC has protein sequence MWHRVAEKVITFMALTAVAAIVLIFVFIGREAVPMFWEAEFAHEVSLQDLVFARQWNGYDEPVYIWQPVGTPPKYNILPLFVGALKVTLLAMMMSVPLGIGAALFVALYAPRKVREVVKPMVELLAGIPSVVLGFFALMLVATWAQDLFGFRFRLNAVVAAIALSLTIVPVIFTIAEDALQAVPRSLSEAALALGARKYQVALRVVVPAAIPGIAAGVVLGFGRAIGETMIVLMASGNAAIMEPFNFATSVRTVTASIAAELGEIAVGDPHWRVLFMLGVLLFAVTFVLNVIGDLAIRRLQKRLTAA, from the coding sequence ATGTGGCACCGCGTGGCCGAGAAGGTGATCACCTTCATGGCCCTCACCGCGGTGGCGGCCATCGTGCTCATCTTCGTGTTCATCGGGCGTGAGGCCGTCCCCATGTTCTGGGAGGCGGAGTTCGCGCACGAGGTGAGCCTGCAAGACCTGGTGTTCGCGCGTCAGTGGAACGGCTACGACGAGCCCGTCTACATCTGGCAGCCGGTCGGCACGCCGCCCAAGTACAACATCCTGCCGCTCTTCGTGGGCGCGCTGAAGGTCACCCTGCTGGCCATGATGATGAGCGTCCCGCTCGGCATCGGCGCGGCGCTGTTCGTGGCGCTCTACGCCCCGCGCAAGGTGCGCGAGGTGGTGAAGCCCATGGTGGAGCTGCTGGCCGGCATCCCGTCCGTGGTGCTCGGCTTCTTCGCGCTCATGCTGGTGGCCACCTGGGCGCAAGACCTGTTCGGCTTCCGCTTCCGGCTGAACGCGGTGGTGGCCGCCATCGCGCTCTCGCTCACCATCGTGCCGGTCATCTTCACCATCGCCGAGGACGCGCTCCAGGCGGTGCCGCGCTCGCTCTCGGAGGCCGCCCTGGCGCTCGGCGCCCGCAAGTATCAGGTGGCGCTGCGCGTGGTGGTTCCGGCCGCCATCCCCGGCATCGCAGCCGGCGTGGTGCTGGGCTTCGGCCGCGCCATCGGCGAGACCATGATCGTGCTGATGGCCTCGGGCAACGCCGCCATCATGGAGCCGTTCAACTTCGCCACCAGCGTGCGCACGGTCACGGCCAGCATCGCCGCCGAGCTGGGCGAGATCGCGGTGGGCGACCCGCACTGGCGGGTGCTCTTCATGCTGGGGGTGCTGCTGTTCGCGGTCACCTTCGTGCTCAACGTCATCGGCGACCTCGCCATTCGCCGCCTCCAGAAGCGGCTGACGGCGGCCTGA
- a CDS encoding phosphate ABC transporter substrate-binding protein yields the protein MGCALASATLAGTLVVLASLGACSGRHEPTEAQPDEPGATGATAAPESTTLTIKGSDTMVILAQRWAEGFMAANAGMTLQVSGGGSGTGIAALINGTADVANASRPMKDRERAQVLERRGGEAHETRVALDALAVYVQTASPIQSLTIPQIRGIFRGQITNWNQVGGPDHEIILYSRENNSGTYAYFKEHVLEEMDFAANVQTLPGTAAVINAISRDPYGIGYGGIAYSEGARAIRVAAEGGEPVEPNMANATSGAYPLSRFLYVYTAGAPTGIAQRYIEFVLSEAGQSIVEGVGYYPLPREGAAAAVAAPEAAAAPAEPAAAEPAAAPAAAVPAAAAPAAP from the coding sequence ATGGGCTGTGCCCTGGCCAGCGCCACCCTCGCCGGCACGCTGGTCGTGCTGGCCAGCCTCGGCGCCTGTAGCGGCCGTCACGAGCCCACCGAGGCCCAGCCTGATGAGCCCGGCGCCACGGGGGCAACCGCCGCTCCCGAGTCCACCACGCTCACGATCAAGGGCTCGGACACCATGGTCATCCTCGCCCAGCGCTGGGCCGAGGGCTTCATGGCCGCCAACGCCGGCATGACCCTGCAGGTCTCCGGCGGCGGCAGCGGCACCGGCATCGCCGCGCTCATCAACGGCACCGCCGACGTGGCGAACGCCAGCCGCCCCATGAAGGACCGCGAGCGCGCGCAGGTGCTCGAGCGCCGTGGCGGGGAAGCTCACGAGACGCGCGTCGCGCTCGACGCCCTGGCCGTCTACGTGCAGACCGCGAGCCCGATCCAGTCGCTCACCATCCCGCAGATCCGCGGCATCTTCCGCGGGCAGATCACCAACTGGAACCAGGTGGGCGGGCCCGACCACGAGATCATCCTCTACAGCCGCGAGAACAACTCGGGCACCTACGCCTACTTCAAGGAGCACGTGCTCGAGGAGATGGACTTCGCAGCCAACGTGCAGACCCTGCCGGGCACCGCGGCAGTCATCAACGCCATCAGCCGCGACCCGTACGGCATCGGCTACGGCGGCATCGCCTACTCCGAGGGCGCCCGCGCCATCCGCGTGGCGGCCGAGGGCGGCGAGCCGGTGGAGCCCAACATGGCCAACGCCACCAGCGGCGCCTACCCGCTCAGCCGCTTCCTCTATGTGTACACGGCGGGCGCGCCCACGGGCATCGCGCAGCGGTACATCGAGTTCGTGCTTTCGGAGGCCGGCCAGTCCATCGTGGAGGGCGTGGGCTACTACCCGCTCCCGCGTGAGGGCGCCGCTGCCGCTGTCGCCGCCCCCGAGGCCGCCGCTGCCCCAGCCGAGCCTGCCGCTGCCGAGCCCGCCGCAGCCCCTGCGGCCGCCGTGCCTGCCGCCGCCGCCCCTGCCGCTCCCTAG
- a CDS encoding DEAD/DEAH box helicase family protein has protein sequence MPPPAHHSGGRGVPGAAEPRAMITLRFMGGTLEVQGLAEDAAPPTKAFVWDARSASFRAPALHYADAVRALHHAGTPYDDQARSYPELTQTLRVHREPRPYQAEAHEAFLRARARGVVVLPTGAGKSHVAVMAIAAKARATLVVAPTLDLVRQWYDLLRASFGGEVGVVGGGDHRVLPLTVTTYDSAHLHMPHLGARFGLVVYDEVHHLPGESYALAARGYLAPFRLGLTATLERADGRHAELTDLVGPVVYRKDIVELSGDYLAGYETERVSIDLSPDERARYEKARGIYRGFVMAQGIRMSSPHGWGEFVQRSAWSDEGQRAMAAYQEQRHIAFAAEAKLEMVEHLLHRHRADRTLLFTQDNATAYDISRRFLVPAITHQTRVTERSEILEGLSAGRYRAVVTSKVLNEGVDVPDANVAIIVSGSGSVREHVQRLGRVLRKVGDKRAVLYELVTADTHETFTSERRREHSAYR, from the coding sequence ATGCCCCCTCCCGCTCATCATTCGGGTGGCCGAGGCGTACCGGGTGCGGCAGAGCCGCGCGCGATGATCACCCTGCGCTTCATGGGCGGCACGCTCGAGGTGCAGGGTCTCGCCGAGGACGCGGCGCCGCCCACCAAGGCTTTCGTGTGGGACGCGCGCTCGGCCAGCTTCCGCGCGCCGGCGCTGCACTACGCGGACGCGGTGCGGGCGCTGCACCACGCGGGCACGCCCTATGACGACCAGGCGCGCAGCTACCCCGAGCTGACCCAGACGCTGCGCGTGCACCGCGAGCCGCGCCCCTACCAGGCCGAGGCGCACGAGGCCTTCCTGCGCGCGCGGGCGCGGGGCGTGGTGGTGTTGCCCACGGGGGCCGGTAAGAGCCACGTGGCGGTCATGGCCATCGCGGCCAAGGCGCGCGCCACGCTGGTGGTGGCCCCCACGCTCGACCTGGTGCGCCAGTGGTACGACCTGCTGCGCGCGTCGTTCGGAGGCGAGGTGGGCGTGGTGGGCGGAGGCGATCACCGCGTGCTGCCGCTGACCGTCACCACCTACGACTCGGCGCACCTGCACATGCCGCACCTCGGGGCGCGCTTCGGGCTGGTGGTCTACGACGAGGTGCACCACCTGCCGGGCGAGAGCTATGCGCTCGCGGCGCGCGGCTACCTGGCGCCCTTCCGGCTGGGGCTCACGGCCACGCTCGAGCGGGCCGACGGGCGGCACGCGGAGCTCACCGACCTGGTGGGACCGGTGGTCTACCGCAAGGACATCGTGGAGCTGTCGGGGGACTACCTGGCGGGCTACGAGACCGAGCGCGTGAGCATCGACCTCAGCCCCGACGAGCGCGCGCGCTACGAGAAGGCGCGCGGCATCTACCGCGGCTTCGTCATGGCGCAGGGCATCCGCATGAGCTCGCCGCACGGCTGGGGCGAGTTCGTGCAGCGCTCGGCGTGGTCCGACGAAGGGCAGCGCGCCATGGCCGCGTACCAGGAGCAGCGTCACATCGCGTTCGCCGCGGAGGCCAAGCTCGAGATGGTGGAGCACCTGCTGCACCGCCACCGCGCGGACCGCACGCTGCTCTTCACACAGGACAACGCCACCGCCTACGACATCTCGCGGCGCTTCCTGGTGCCGGCGATCACGCATCAGACGCGCGTCACGGAGCGCAGCGAGATCCTCGAGGGGCTGTCGGCGGGCCGCTACCGCGCGGTGGTCACCTCGAAGGTGCTGAACGAGGGCGTGGACGTGCCCGACGCCAACGTGGCCATCATCGTGTCGGGCAGCGGCTCGGTGCGCGAGCACGTGCAGCGCCTGGGGCGCGTGCTGCGCAAGGTGGGCGACAAGCGCGCGGTGCTCTACGAGCTGGTCACCGCCGACACCCACGAGACGTTCACCAGCGAGCGGAGGCGCGAGCACAGTGCTTACCGCTGA
- a CDS encoding DUF790 family protein: MVRARRKGTTLTLVPLLPPGQKGELARQELLELAERTLTTLRRFVGHTREEVDAALDAIAVRAQLKKVRDGLVKLALDACEFSAEAGDDARALRAELFAEAAARRMAASAQSDFSVAATLSDFAARHGTDADALRVRLYADLRGQHELLAGPAMSAQGCSPPTSWGRRRPCCCAPARCA; encoded by the coding sequence ATGGTGCGCGCCCGTCGGAAGGGCACCACGCTCACGCTGGTGCCGCTCCTGCCGCCCGGGCAGAAGGGCGAGCTGGCGCGCCAAGAGCTGCTCGAGCTGGCCGAGCGCACGCTCACCACGCTGCGCCGGTTCGTGGGGCACACGCGCGAGGAAGTGGACGCCGCGCTCGACGCCATCGCGGTGCGCGCGCAGCTCAAGAAGGTGCGCGACGGGCTGGTGAAGCTGGCGTTGGACGCGTGCGAGTTCTCCGCCGAGGCCGGTGACGACGCGCGCGCGCTGCGGGCCGAGCTGTTTGCGGAAGCGGCCGCCCGCCGCATGGCCGCCAGCGCGCAGAGCGACTTCTCGGTGGCGGCCACGTTGAGCGATTTCGCGGCGCGCCATGGCACGGACGCCGACGCCCTGCGGGTGCGGCTGTACGCGGACCTGCGCGGCCAGCACGAGCTGCTCGCAGGCCCAGCCATGAGCGCGCAGGGCTGCTCTCCGCCTACGAGCTGGGGCAGGCGCAGGCCGTGCTGCTGCGCGCCAGCGAGGTGCGCGTGA
- a CDS encoding DUF790 family protein produces MLSAYELGQAQAVLLRASEVRVTVSDPHAPTLRYLFHKLKFHGLMHTITPVAGTEVQTTASASAADASATAPAAPPKAKKSAKALATKVAKTTKRSKVTAATPAPLATRYAITLSGPLSLFQASTKYGLALALVLPALRACAAFELEADVLWGPTRDPLVFSLSGGRSTARDAGGGDVERAGDGDTELDVGPRTASAVTPAERPEVEALLASFDKQDCGWTAARAGEILNVPGLGVCVPDLTFTHTETGQVVHLEVLGFWSRDAVWKRVELVRAGLAAPMIFAVPARLRVSEEVLEDDLPGSLYVFKSVLSRKAILERLEALRSQS; encoded by the coding sequence CTGCTCTCCGCCTACGAGCTGGGGCAGGCGCAGGCCGTGCTGCTGCGCGCCAGCGAGGTGCGCGTGACCGTGTCGGACCCGCACGCCCCCACGCTGCGCTACCTGTTCCACAAGCTGAAGTTCCACGGGCTGATGCACACCATCACGCCGGTGGCGGGCACCGAGGTGCAGACCACAGCGAGCGCGTCGGCCGCCGATGCGTCGGCCACAGCCCCTGCCGCGCCCCCGAAGGCGAAGAAGTCCGCGAAGGCCCTTGCCACGAAGGTCGCCAAGACCACCAAGCGCTCGAAGGTCACCGCCGCCACGCCGGCCCCGCTGGCCACGCGCTACGCCATCACGCTGAGCGGCCCGCTCAGCCTGTTTCAGGCCTCCACCAAGTACGGCCTGGCGCTGGCGCTGGTGCTGCCCGCGCTGCGCGCTTGTGCGGCGTTCGAGCTCGAAGCCGACGTACTCTGGGGACCGACGCGCGACCCGTTGGTGTTCTCGCTCAGCGGCGGACGCAGCACCGCGCGGGATGCCGGAGGCGGCGACGTAGAGCGCGCTGGCGACGGTGACACCGAGCTCGACGTGGGCCCGCGCACAGCGAGCGCCGTGACCCCTGCGGAGCGCCCCGAGGTGGAGGCCCTGCTGGCCTCGTTCGACAAGCAGGACTGCGGCTGGACGGCCGCCCGCGCGGGCGAGATCCTGAACGTGCCGGGCCTCGGCGTGTGCGTGCCCGACCTGACCTTCACGCACACCGAGACGGGCCAGGTGGTGCACCTCGAGGTGCTCGGCTTCTGGAGCCGCGACGCGGTGTGGAAGCGGGTCGAGCTGGTGCGCGCCGGCCTCGCCGCGCCCATGATCTTTGCTGTCCCGGCCCGTCTACGGGTCAGCGAAGAGGTGCTCGAGGATGACCTCCCGGGGTCGCTCTACGTGTTCAAGAGCGTGCTGTCGCGGAAGGCGATCCTGGAGCGGCTGGAGGCGCTTCGGAGCCAGAGCTGA